GCGAATCAGAGTCGGGGCATCGCCGGGAAGATTGAAGTAACGCGGATGCAGCCAGAGTCGGTAGCGCTCTTCGTCAAGAGCAACAAGACGCCCGGTGCGATCAACAATGGGGCGACGGGTCCCCAGCGGCTGCGTGCGCTGGGTCTGCACTGAACGCGCACGAGCCTCGAGCTCGCTGGCCTGAAACACCTGCAGCCAGGCCATTCGTCCCATCAAGCCGACAAGGCCTAGACACAGCAGCGCGAAGACAGATCGCATGCGTCCGGCCGGGACTGGCTCCAAAGGCACAACTCTCCTGCGCTGACGGCCGGCTCCTGGCCGTGAAGACTTGGCGGAACGGCCCATGAATCAGTAGCCGTGATGAATGGTGCGCTCCAGGAGCGAACCGAGCATGGCCAGGTGGTCGATCCCTGGCTTGGTGGAAGCCGATGAGGGACGGTCGAGATACACCAGATTGGCCACCGTGGTGGGCACCATCTGCTTGGGGGTCTGAGAGCGCTCCAACAAATGACGTTCGAGCATGGCCGTGGATTCGGTCAGCCGATGGGCCTGCTCCCTGGTCATCTCAAGCTGACGGAAGGCGAGGGTCCACCGATGCTGCCAATGCAGCGTGAGCCCACTGAGGACAAGGACTGCCGCGAAGACTCCAATCAGGCTGCCGTCTGCCGTGCGGTGTAAACCGGCCAGTAGAGGGGACTTGCGTGCAACACGACGTGCGGAGAGCGATCCCTGAATGACCTCGAACGGACGTCTTGAGGCCGGACGTCTTGAGGCAGGACGTTGCGCGGAAGACGGTTGTGACTGCGGAACCGCGACCACGGACAAGGATGATCAATGCGCCAGTGAACCATCTGAGAGAGGACACCGCAAGCCTGAAACCTTGACCAGGACTGAAGATTGGCTCAGCTCCCCAACAACACAAGATTCAGGAAGGTCACGCCGTTCCAGAGTGCGTGCATCACCACGCAAGGAAGCAGCCGGCCGGTGCTGAGACGGAGCAGGCCAAGGCCGAGTCCGAGCACCAAAAGCGGAGCCAGTTCACCGATGCTGAGATGAGCGACTGCAAAGACCAGAGCACTCACCAGCACGCCTCCTAATCGACCGAGAGACTGGCCAAGCACAGGCAACAGCACACCGCGGAAGATGGTTTCTTCAAACAGCGGCGCCAGAACCACAGCCGTGAGAGACAGCAGCAACAAGGCGAGGGGGTCCTGACTATTGAGGACGATCTCAAGCAATGGGTTGCTGCCTCCCTGATCCCCGATCACACGAGTGATCAACCAACCGGTCAGAACAACGGGAGGCAAAACCATCAGCCAGCCTCGGCCCCCCTGAAGCAGGGCCCTAGCAACAGGCTGAATCCGCCACTGCAGCCATCCTTGCGGAGGCCTCTGTGCACGGTCCAGCTGCCCCAGCTGCTGACGCAAGATCAGCAGGGGAGGTGCCGCCAGGGCGACATAACCCAGAAAAACATTGATGCCCTGCGTCAGAGGTGCAGAAAGACCGCGCGTTAATGCCGAGGAGATCGGAATGACCAACAGAGGCATCAACACCTCACCGAGCACCACGAAACCGCCCGCCACCAGCAGAACCATGTCCAGAACACCGAGAGGAGGGGCAAGCAGAGCTGGCCAGGAGGGCAGTCGGCGTCGCAGCAATTGCCATAGATGGCGCAACAGCAAAAGTCCACCGAGCAGCAGGGCCAGCAGGGGAAGCAGCCCACTGATCACCAACCGGCGGGCAGCCCTTGTCGCCAAGGCCTGATCGAGACAGCTCTCCTCGTCACCACCCAGTGCTTCACAGGCGAGTCGACGGGTTAGCGGGTCGGCAGTCAGGAGCAGCAGCCTGGAACGCTCATCCGCTGAGACATTGCGCTTATCGCCTTCCGCGAGCGCTCTCTGAAGCTGCCGCAGATCACTGGATTCGAGATCCAATTGCTGGAGACTGCGCCGATGCTCGGGATCCGTCTCCAGGGCAGTGAACAAAATTTTCTGGCGGTCATCCAACCGCTCCAGCGGAATTTGCCGCAGGCTGTTGAGCAGGGAATCGGAGGCATCTGTTCCAAGCAGAAGGGATCGCAGAGGCGGGGGAATCTGCGGTTCTGCCAGCAACGTCAGTTCCTGTTGCTCCAGCGACAATGCAGGCGCAACAGAGGGTTTAGCGAAACTGTCCACCAGCCCTAGGGCCCAGATCGTGGTAGCCAGGACCAGCGACAAAATGGCAAGCAGCACCTTCCAAGACGAGGCCGCCGTTGATCGTCCGGAAGGTGGGCTGGTCACACAGAGCGGGCAATTGCCTTGAATTCTCGTCGGTAGGGCTGCCACAGCCGATGAAGAGTTCACCCTGGGCACGCTCATACGATGGCGGCGCTCTTTCAGCATGTAGCGGTGCCCCTGCGTCTTCTCCTCGTTCGCCACGGTCTCAGCAGCTTCAATGTGGAGCGGAGGATCCAGGGGCGAGACGATCTCTCCACACTCACTGCTTCAGGACAGGAGCAGGCTCGCCGGCTCGGGCAGGCGCTTGTCGATGTCCCCATTCAGGCGGTTTACAGCTCTCCGCTGAAACGGGCTGCATCCACAGCAGCGGGAATCCTCGAGAGCCGGGACGACAAACTGGAACCAAGCTTCGATGACGGCCTGCTGGAGATTGATCTCGAGCCGTGGAGTGGGCTGACTGCGGCCGAACGATCGGAACGCTTCCCAGAGGACTTCGCCACCTGGAAACAGAAACCGGAAGCTCTGGAGTTAATCAGAAAGGACGGGAGCCGTTATCGCCCTTACGAGGAGTTGATGAAGCAGGCCCGACGATTCCTGGAGGAATTGGTCAGGCGGCATCCCGTGAACAGTGATGACACCGTGCTGCTGGTGGGGCACAACGCCATCCTGCGCTGCCTGATCGTGAGCCTGCTGGAAGATCCGGAACGGGGCTTCCGTCGACTCCGCCTCGACAATGCTTCACTCTCGATTTTCAATCTCAGCCCATGCGAAAACGGCTATCAGGTGCAGATCGAGTGCCTGAACAGCACCGCGCACCTCGACCCTCCACTTCCTGCCAAAGGCGCAGGATCACGACTCATCCTTGTGCGACATGGCGAAACGAACTGGAATCGAGAAGGTCGCTTCCAAGGACAGATCGACATCCCTCTGAACAGCAATGGTCATGCTCAGGCGGAGGCTGCGAGGAGCTTTCTGCAAGACGTGTCCTTGCAAAAGGCCTACAGCAGTTCAATGTCACGCCCACGCGAGACAGCTGAAGGCATCCTGAAATCTCACCCAGGTATCTCCATCACGCTCACGGACGGACTCATGGAAATCGGTCATGGCCTCTGGGAGGGCAAGCTTGAATCGGAAATCAGCGCCGATTGGGGAGATCTGCTGGAGGAGTGGAAACGCTCACCCGACACAGTGCAGATGCCTGAAGGGGAAACAATCCAAGACGTCTGGAATCGCTCCGTTGACAGCTGGAACGCCATTGCATCCAGTCTCGAAGCCACGGAAACCGCCCTGGTGGTGGCCCATGACGCTGTGAATAAAACAATCCTCTGCCACCTGCTGGGGCTCAGTCCTGCTGACATCTGGGCCGTCAAACAGGGCAACGGAGGCGTCACGGTGGTCGACATGCCATCCGAACCAGGCCAGCCTGCAGTGGTTGCCTGCCTGAACCTCACCTCCCACCTCGGCGGTGTGCTCGATCGCACGGCGGCCGGAGCGCTCTAACACTGAATCGATGACCGAGATGATCCTGCTTGACCCCGTGAGGGTGCTGGTCGGGCCCGACCAGCCGCTGCAGGAACAGGGTGCAGCCCTGCTGCGCGAGGGACGTCTCGAGGCATTCGGCGACCAGGCCCGCGAAGCGGCTCGAACAGCGGGAATCGGCTCGACTGCTGCAGGACATCAGCTGCTTGCTCCATGCCTGGTCGATGTTCATTCCCTGCTGCCGGAGCCGTTCCAGGGCCAAGGCGAAACTCTGGAAAGCCTGGTGCGATCGGCCGCTGCAGGCGGTTATGGACAGCTTGCTTTGCTACCTGAGGCATCAGGGAACCGACGGGAACTGCCAGATCGACTTCGCGGATTTCAGCGATCCGACTGTGACGTGACTGTCCATCTCTGGGGAGGCTTCAGCCAGGGCGGGCAGGGCGAACAACTGACTCCCCATGCCGATCTGATCGAGGCAGGTGCCGTTGGCCTCTCGGATGGCAACAACATGCCGCCGGTTCCCTTGCTCGACCGCGCCTTTACCCTCGGAGAATCAGGGTTATCACCTGTTCTGATCCCACCCCTTGATGCCGTTCTGCGCGGGGAGGGCCTGTTGCGGGAAGGCCCCGAAGCACTACGGGCTGGCTGGCCCACCGATCCTCTCAGCAGCGAAACGCTGCCCCTCAGCCAGCTCGCTCAGCTTCAACAGGAGCACCCAGAGCGCAAGCTGACGCTGATGGGTTTGTCCACCGCCGCAGGAGTTGGTCTGCTGAAGCAAATGAGCTTGCGTCCTGCCGCGACCGTGAGCTGGTGGCACGTGCTGACGAGTAACAGTTCCAGTGCAGCCACGGCAGCCTCATGGTTTGTGTCACCGTCCCTGGGCAACAGAACAGATCGTGAGGCATTGGTCGAAGGCCTCAGCGAGGGCCTGATCCAGGCGATCGCTGTCCATGCATCACCGCTTGATGATGAAGAGTGCCTGCTGCCTCCTGATCAGCGCCAACGTGGGATCGCCGGTCATCAACACGTGCTTCCCTCCCTCTGGCAAACGCTTGTGGTGTCGAGCGGCTGGACACCTGAACGGCTCTGGGACGTGCTCAGCTTCGGGCCCTCCCGACTCCTGGGGGTTGAAGAGGAGTGTCTGACACAGGGAAGCAATCGCTGGCTTCTGTTTGACCCCGATTTGACCTGGAGACCCACGCGATCAGATCCATGGGCTTCGAAGGCCGCCAATCAGCCCTGCCTCGACCAGCCGTTAAGTGGACGCGTTGTGCAATGCGGGCTCAGGACCCCAGCGTTCCCAACCGATTGAGAGGCCAGAACCGCCAGAGCGCTCGGCCAATGATTTGGTCTTCAGGCAAGAAAGGACCTCCTGGCCAATAGCGGCCATCCCAGCTGTTGCTGCGGTTGTCACCAAGCGCGAGCACGTGCCCTTCAGGCACCGTCACATTCAGCGTGCGGCAGAGGCTCATCCCTTGTTCATCAACAGGGCAATACTTGGTCACATAGGGCTCATCCACGGGATCTCCATTCACGCGGACTTCACCTCGCGGGTTCACGGAGACCTGGTCTCCACCCACAGCGACAACCCGCTTGATGTAGGCATCGCATGCAGGATGGCTCAGGCCGGGGATCAGTCCCAGAAGAGGAAAGTTGGCCAGGGCACACCGGAACGTGGGGGGAGATCCAGCGGTTTTCAATGCTGGATCAAAAGCATGCGGTGAGTTGAACACCACAATTTCGCCGCGCTTGGGCCCTCGTCTGGCATAGGAGAGTTTTTCCACGAGCAGCCTGTCCTGGATCTGCAGACCAGGCAGCATCGAACCGGAAGGGATGAAGCGTGCTTCAGCCACGTAATGACGGATCCCGAGATACAGGGCCAGAGTGAAGATCACAGGCCCCCAGAAATCCCAGAACGGATGTCCTTTTTGGCCCTGTGACTGGGAGGGAGCCGCAGACGAATCCGATGGAGAATCAGCTTGTGAAGGCGAAGCGTCGTGCTGGGCGTCTGGCAACGGAAACCTTGCTGACCTTGGATCATCCAAGATAGGCCTGATGGCGATGGCCTCCTAGCCTCAGCTGAGAACGCTCACACCCATGGTCAGACCTCGGTGGCAAGGTGTGAAACCCTCCGCAAGCCGTCGCTTCTGGCTTGGCTGGGACCGATTGGTCGCGGGGATTGCAGCTCTGAACCTCGCCTGGGTCGTCTTCGACGTGACCTATGTGCCGCTGCGCAACTTCTGGCTGCAGCGCACTCTGTTTCCCCTGCCTTCGATCAGCCTTGCAGTTCCCCTGCCCTGGCTGCCTGACATCACACCCTTGTATGACCCGGTGAAGGGAATTGAGCCTCATCAGGACACTGAGGCCTACATCCAACATTTTCAGCGCTTGGAACGCACTGCCGCGGCCAGTGGTATCAACAGCCCTGCAGCCAAGCAGCTGCGTTTGGAAATGGTGGTGCGCAACAGTCAGCTGATCGATGAAAACCCTTTTGTCAGCTCCAACAAAACGGGAACGCTGGAGAAACTCAAAAGTCGCCTGAGGGCCAGGGCAGGCATGGATTCAGCCAAACAATCTGCCGCCCATCTGCTGGGAGACCGCTACCTCACGGATGAACGATGGGCAGCGGAACGAAGGTTCTGGCGCAACAGCATTCTTCCCCTTGCTTCCACGAATTACTGGCGCGGCACGGATGAAAACGGGCAGCCGATCGATCTGTCATGGAGGATCGATCTTCCTTTCCAGATTCTCTTCATGCTGGACATCATGCTGCGCGCCATTCGGCTGAAGCAGCGCTATCCCGCCATCGCCTGGAGAGATGCACTGCTGCGTCGATGGATTGATTTGCCACTGCTGATTCCGTTCTGGAGGCTGCTGCGCGTCGTCCCCGTTGCAGAGCGCCTGTCCAGCACACGCATGATCCAACTGGAACCCCTGAGAGCCGCTGTGAGCCGCGGCGTGGTCGCAGTACTCGCTCTCGAGTTGTTCGAAGTGATCACACTGCGCATCCTTGATGCTGCGCAGGATGCGGTGCGCTCACCCCATTGGCCCGACAAGATCCGTCGTCTCTGCAGCCATCAGAGCATCGAATCGGAGGGAGAGAGGGAGCTCGCTGAACTGCTGCGCCTCTGGCTTCCATTGGTGTTGACCCAGGTCGGGCCAGGCATGCGACCCCAGCTGGTTGCCTTGGTGAGTCATGCTCTGCGACGCAACCTTGAAGACAAAGCAATCCCAACGCCGCTGCGAGCACTGCCTGGGATTGACAAAGCCGAACATCAGCTCAGCCTTCAGCTCTCGACAGGCCTCGTTGACTCTCTGTTGAATCTCTCCCGCAACGCAGGCGATCGTTTTGCACAGAAGGATCCGGTGCTTCAGGAACTGGGAATTCAGACCATCGACCGATTCTGGGAGGAACTAGCGAAAACTCTTGAGCAAGGTCCAGTTCTTGAACGCAGCCAGGAACTCGTGGCGGCTTTTCTCGAAGATTTCAAGAGAAGCAGCATGAATCAACTGCGATTCCAGAAGGATGTCGATGAACTGATCACGGAGCTCGATGGATTGAACTTCAGTTCAGAAGCAGCTCAGACCAAGCCTCGGGCTTGAAGCCAACCAGAAATCGACCGTCCGGGCATTGCACAAAAGGACGCTTGATCAGCTTTCCATCGGCAGCCAATGCTTGAAGGGCCTGATCATCGGTCATGGCTTTGACCGCATCAGCACCAAGGGCCCTGTAGCTCTGTCCACTGGTGTTGAACAAGGGCTTGACCTGGCCAAACTGCCGATAAGCCTGATGCAGAAGATCAGATGAAGGAGGAACGAGCGTGATGTCGATCACCTCGTAATTGAGCCCTTCATTTTCAAGCCACAAAAGCGCTTTGCGGCAAGTGCTGCAACGGGAATAACTGAAGACTGTGAAACCGGCCACAATTATTGGTTCAGCAGGCTTTTCACAGCACCAATAAGGCTGTTGGAGCCTTGACCAACTCCATCTCCGGGACGTGAACGGATGGTCACATCGCCGTTCACCGTCGTGCGGCAGCTGAGTCGGTAATTGGCTGGTCGATCCGCCAGATAAACCTCTTCAACATCACTGAGAGGAGAAAGGTTCTGAGCTCCCTCAAGAACTTCGACGACGCAAGTTCCGCATTGACCGACACCACCGCAATTGTTGAGGTTGTTCAGACCTTTGTAAGGGTTGACACCAGCCGAGAGAGCCGCTTTGCGCAGGTTGGCACCCTCAATACAGCCAATTTGCTGGCCTTCCTGCTCAAAACGGATGGTGGGCACGGATCTTTTACATCAAAGTGTTGCTTAATTTACAAGCCTCATGGTTGCAACCGAGGATCTGCCGCCAACTCCTGCAGAGCGAGGTGTTCATTCTGAAGCGATGACTGATCAGGCGGAAGCCGCCTGAACGCAGGTCTCCAGAAGGGGCTGAACCGCATCCACGTCGCGCCAACCGCCGATCTCGGTCACACGACCTTCCATGTTTTTGTAAGTGCGAAAAAATTCAGCGACGTCCTCAAGCTGACTCGGCGCGATCTGAACAATGCTCTGAATGGCCTGCTGACGTGGGTCAGCCACAGGCACACAAAGAATTTTGCCGTCGTAATGGCCCATATCGGTCATATCAAGCACCCCAATCGGTCTTGCCTGAATCAGACATCCAGCGAAGGTGGGTTCCGCCATGATCACCATGGCATCAAGAGGCGATCCATCCTCAGCCAGGGTGTTGGGAATGAAGCCGTAATCAAATGGATATCTGACCGATGAATGCAGAACTCGGTCGAGGGCCATGACCCCAGCTTCTTCGAAGTATTCGTACTTGTTGCTGCTTCCCGCTGGGATCTCAACGATCAGATTCACCAGTCCTGGAGACGGAGATGGGGTAAGAGCCCTGAGATCCATAACTCTCCTGAACAGTGACGGAGGAGTGGGTGGGGCGATCGGTCAGCACAGCGGCCAATGGAATGCCTAGCCCTGTAACGGCGAGAGTGAACCCGAGAACAGCAAGAGCAGGGATGGCCACGAACTGCGCTGCATGCGCAGGGTGTCTGGGGGCAGGCTCAGGGTCCATTCAGTGGTGGTCGGGGACATCCCAGACTTCATGCGAAGTGCTCAGAAGTCGTTCAGGACGTCCGAAGACGGCCTTAAGGGAGATTGAGCTGTGAATCCGAAGAATCAAAACTCATCTGCATTCTGACACCACTGCAAGTCTTATGCAGCAGGACGTTCCTGCCGATCACGACGGGAGGCAAGATCAGATGGAGCTTCAGGGAGGCCATCAAGGCGGGCCCTGATCAGTCGCAACTCATCGAGAATTGCTCCAAGCACTTGCTGCGTAGCCGTGGAGGGTGAGTTGAGAACCTCAACGGTGACCTCCTTGATCCGCAAGACATCCTTGGCAAATCGAGCAACCTCGTTGGGATGGAACAGAAGCGGATCTTTCTGATCGCTTCTGTATTCAGGATTGAGCTTGCGGGGATTAAAAACAGGGTTGAGGTTGCGCGGATCGGTGTTGGTGTAGCGATACACAGATGCACGCGATCGATTCAACGACTTCTGAACATCGTCGATTCCAACCAACGCATCCGACTGAGAAAGAACAGCGGCAGCATCACTCCGAAAATCCGAAGATTCACTCACGGCCGGTACTGAAACGTCTAACGACCGAGGAAACATGAGACAGCGCTGGGACAGCTTGGATTTGGCAGACCATAGCAGCTGAGACTCAGGACGCCAGCATCGATCACAGCAAAAGTGACAGTTCCCCGATCGACCGTTTTCTTGGCGGTGATAGCTTCCTGACCCCCTCTATAAATTCCTGTCATGCGCGTCTCCCGCCTGTCGCTGGTGACGTTAAGGAACGTACCCGCTGACGCTGAAATCCCGTCTCATCAACTGCTTGTTCGAGGTGGTTACATCAGACGCGTTGGACCAGGCATCTATGCCTACCTCCCCTTGATGTGGCGGGTGCTGCGCAAAATCAGCACGATTGTTCGTGACGAGCTTGACAGCCTCGGTGCACTTGAAACGCTGCTTCCCCAGCTCCAACCCGCCGAACCATGGGAACGCAGCGGTCGATGGCAGGGCTACACCGCTGGCGAGGGCATCATGTTCCACCTGGAGGATCGCCAGGGCCGAC
This genomic window from Synechococcus sp. MIT S9220 contains:
- the lepB gene encoding signal peptidase I — its product is MPDAQHDASPSQADSPSDSSAAPSQSQGQKGHPFWDFWGPVIFTLALYLGIRHYVAEARFIPSGSMLPGLQIQDRLLVEKLSYARRGPKRGEIVVFNSPHAFDPALKTAGSPPTFRCALANFPLLGLIPGLSHPACDAYIKRVVAVGGDQVSVNPRGEVRVNGDPVDEPYVTKYCPVDEQGMSLCRTLNVTVPEGHVLALGDNRSNSWDGRYWPGGPFLPEDQIIGRALWRFWPLNRLGTLGS
- a CDS encoding histidine phosphatase family protein, yielding MPLRLLLVRHGLSSFNVERRIQGRDDLSTLTASGQEQARRLGQALVDVPIQAVYSSPLKRAASTAAGILESRDDKLEPSFDDGLLEIDLEPWSGLTAAERSERFPEDFATWKQKPEALELIRKDGSRYRPYEELMKQARRFLEELVRRHPVNSDDTVLLVGHNAILRCLIVSLLEDPERGFRRLRLDNASLSIFNLSPCENGYQVQIECLNSTAHLDPPLPAKGAGSRLILVRHGETNWNREGRFQGQIDIPLNSNGHAQAEAARSFLQDVSLQKAYSSSMSRPRETAEGILKSHPGISITLTDGLMEIGHGLWEGKLESEISADWGDLLEEWKRSPDTVQMPEGETIQDVWNRSVDSWNAIASSLEATETALVVAHDAVNKTILCHLLGLSPADIWAVKQGNGGVTVVDMPSEPGQPAVVACLNLTSHLGGVLDRTAAGAL
- a CDS encoding 2Fe-2S iron-sulfur cluster-binding protein produces the protein MPTIRFEQEGQQIGCIEGANLRKAALSAGVNPYKGLNNLNNCGGVGQCGTCVVEVLEGAQNLSPLSDVEEVYLADRPANYRLSCRTTVNGDVTIRSRPGDGVGQGSNSLIGAVKSLLNQ
- a CDS encoding Spx/MgsR family RNA polymerase-binding regulatory protein; this translates as MAGFTVFSYSRCSTCRKALLWLENEGLNYEVIDITLVPPSSDLLHQAYRQFGQVKPLFNTSGQSYRALGADAVKAMTDDQALQALAADGKLIKRPFVQCPDGRFLVGFKPEAWSELLLN
- a CDS encoding CPBP family intramembrane glutamic endopeptidase → MANEEKTQGHRYMLKERRHRMSVPRVNSSSAVAALPTRIQGNCPLCVTSPPSGRSTAASSWKVLLAILSLVLATTIWALGLVDSFAKPSVAPALSLEQQELTLLAEPQIPPPLRSLLLGTDASDSLLNSLRQIPLERLDDRQKILFTALETDPEHRRSLQQLDLESSDLRQLQRALAEGDKRNVSADERSRLLLLTADPLTRRLACEALGGDEESCLDQALATRAARRLVISGLLPLLALLLGGLLLLRHLWQLLRRRLPSWPALLAPPLGVLDMVLLVAGGFVVLGEVLMPLLVIPISSALTRGLSAPLTQGINVFLGYVALAAPPLLILRQQLGQLDRAQRPPQGWLQWRIQPVARALLQGGRGWLMVLPPVVLTGWLITRVIGDQGGSNPLLEIVLNSQDPLALLLLSLTAVVLAPLFEETIFRGVLLPVLGQSLGRLGGVLVSALVFAVAHLSIGELAPLLVLGLGLGLLRLSTGRLLPCVVMHALWNGVTFLNLVLLGS
- a CDS encoding resolvase, which codes for MFPRSLDVSVPAVSESSDFRSDAAAVLSQSDALVGIDDVQKSLNRSRASVYRYTNTDPRNLNPVFNPRKLNPEYRSDQKDPLLFHPNEVARFAKDVLRIKEVTVEVLNSPSTATQQVLGAILDELRLIRARLDGLPEAPSDLASRRDRQERPAA
- a CDS encoding inorganic diphosphatase is translated as MDLRALTPSPSPGLVNLIVEIPAGSSNKYEYFEEAGVMALDRVLHSSVRYPFDYGFIPNTLAEDGSPLDAMVIMAEPTFAGCLIQARPIGVLDMTDMGHYDGKILCVPVADPRQQAIQSIVQIAPSQLEDVAEFFRTYKNMEGRVTEIGGWRDVDAVQPLLETCVQAASA
- a CDS encoding dihydroorotase — encoded protein: MTEMILLDPVRVLVGPDQPLQEQGAALLREGRLEAFGDQAREAARTAGIGSTAAGHQLLAPCLVDVHSLLPEPFQGQGETLESLVRSAAAGGYGQLALLPEASGNRRELPDRLRGFQRSDCDVTVHLWGGFSQGGQGEQLTPHADLIEAGAVGLSDGNNMPPVPLLDRAFTLGESGLSPVLIPPLDAVLRGEGLLREGPEALRAGWPTDPLSSETLPLSQLAQLQQEHPERKLTLMGLSTAAGVGLLKQMSLRPAATVSWWHVLTSNSSSAATAASWFVSPSLGNRTDREALVEGLSEGLIQAIAVHASPLDDEECLLPPDQRQRGIAGHQHVLPSLWQTLVVSSGWTPERLWDVLSFGPSRLLGVEEECLTQGSNRWLLFDPDLTWRPTRSDPWASKAANQPCLDQPLSGRVVQCGLRTPAFPTD